One stretch of Malus domestica chromosome 14, GDT2T_hap1 DNA includes these proteins:
- the LOC103454910 gene encoding RNA pseudouridine synthase 7, which yields MKRTREDKAMEIVWQSPAIRPQPQDYIFRDGRRHVRPYYFEFICHVKNRWAGKTIVDLFTHEFKGRPYDYYVSAVKSGRIQVDGEMVPVSHIVKTSQKISHFVHRHEPPVMTWDISILQEKPDVVVVCKPASVPVHPCGQYRKNTVVGILEAEHGLAPLFPIHRLDRLVSGLLILARSASKADYFRQQIEGGMVQKQYIARVAGAFPEQEQVVDANVNHDARECRSTTEISQSGDDTPIKGKTACTKFTRLSTNGIHSLVLCEPVTGRTHQIRVHLQHLGYPIANDMLYLSKHVNGRSSEGMGADRAAANSSPSPPSGFRENLSTEPVDSDEDFSIDPMCTNCPNLVPKGYDVYEEALWLHCVRYSAPGWTYECPYPDWASLS from the exons ATGAAGAGGACGAGGGAAGACAAGGCCATGGAGATCGTGTGGCAGAGTCCGGCGATTCGGCCGCAACCGCAAGATTACATCTTTCGCGACG GGCGGCGCCATGTCAGACCCTACTACTTCGAGTTCATCTGCCAT GTGAAGAATCGGTGGGCGGGGAAGACCATCGTTGATTTGTTCACTCATGAGTTCAAAGGCCGGCCTTATGATTACTAT GTTAGTGCAGTGAAATCTGGAAGGATACAGGTTGATGGAGAGATGGTGCCGGTTTCCCACATTGTTAAAACGTCGCAAAAGATAAGCCACTTCGTCCACAG GCATGAACCGCCAGTCATGACTTGGGATATATCGATTCTTCAAGAGAAACCGGATGTGGTTGTTGTTTGTAAACCTGCATCTGTTCCG GTGCATCCGTGTGGTCAATATCGTAAGAACACCGTTGTTGGCATCCTTGAGGCGGAGCATGGCTTGGCACCTCTATTTC CAATTCATCGACTAGATCGCCTTGTATCAGGACTCCTTATCTTGGCCAGAAGTGCTTCAAAAGCTGACTATTTTAGGCAACAG ATTGAAGGAGGGATGGTCCAGAAACAGTACATTGCAAGAGTTGCTGGGGCATTTCCTGAGCAAGAG CAAGTTGTAGATGCTAATGTTAATCATGATGCTCGAGAATGTAGGAGCACAACAGAG ATTAGTCAGTCAGGTGATGATACTCCCATCAAGGGGAAGACTGCCTGTACAAAGTTTACTAGACTCAGTACCAATGGAATCCATAGTCTTGTCTTGTGCGAGCCAGTCACTGGCCGAACTCATCAA ATACGTGTCCATTTGCAACATTTAGGCTATCCGATTGCCAATGACATGCTTTACCTGTCCAAACATGTTAATGGTCGTTCAAGTGAAGGAATGGGTGCTGATAGAGCTGCTGCAAATTCCAGCCCCTCTCCGCCATCTGGCTTTCGCGAAAATTTATCCACTGAACCTGTAGATTCCGATGAAGATTTCAGCATTGATCCCATGTGTACAAATTGTCCGAATTTGGTTCCAAAAGG GTACGATGTTTATGAAGAGGCTTTGTGGCTACACTGTGTTCGGTATTCCGCACCGGGATGGACTTATGAATGCCCATATCCTGATTGGGCATCACTTAGCTAA
- the LOC103432999 gene encoding glutamate-1-semialdehyde 2,1-aminomutase, chloroplastic: protein MANTIPGAAVGLYCSTPKLSQRPTSRFSQSSRRFCTVKMAVSLDEKKKSFTLEKSEQAFNAAKELMPGGVNSPVRAFKSVGGQPIVIDSVKGSHMWDIDGNEYIDYVGSWGPAIIGHADDEVLAALAETMKKGTSFGAPCLLENVLAETVIAAVPSIEMVRFVNSGTEACMGVLRLARAYTGRQKIIKFEGCYHGHADPFLVKAGSGVATLGLPDSPGVPKAATFDTLTAPYNDLPAVEALFESHKGEIAGVILEPVVGNSGFITPKSDFLNGIRKLTKEHDALLIFDEVMTGFRLSYGGAQEHFGITPDLTTLGKIIGGGLPVGAYGGRREIMEMVAPAGPMYQAGTLSGNPLAMTAGIHTLKRLREPGSYEYLDKITGELVQGIIDAGKRAGHGMCGGYISGMFGFFFTEGPVYNFEDAKKSDTAKFAKFHRGLLEEGVYLAPSQFEAGFTSLAHTPEDIQNTIAAADRVFRQI from the exons ATGGCGAATACAATCCCCGGGGCAGCTGTCGGGCTTTACTGCTCGACTCCAAAGCTTTCTCAGAGACCCACGTCGCGGTTTTCGCAATCGTCCCGGCGGTTCTGCACCGTCAAGATGGCCGTCTCCCTCGacgagaagaagaagagtttcACTCTCGAAAAATCCGAGCAGGCTTTCAATGCCGCCAAG GAGTTAATGCCTGGAGGTGTGAACTCCCCTGTTCGGGCTTTTAAATCTGTTGGTGGACAGCCTATTGTGATTGATTCTGTTAAGGGCTCTCACATGTGGGACATAGATGGAAATGAGTACATTGACTATGTGGGTTCGTGGGGACCTGCGATAATCGGGCACGCAGATGATGAg GTCCTTGCAGCTCTGGCTGAAACGATGAAGAAAGGAACGAGCTTTGGTGCACCTTGTCTTCTAGAGAATGTTCTGGCGGAAACTGTGATCGCTGCAGTTCCAAGCATAGAAATGGTTCGATTTGTGAACTCGGGTACAGAAGCATGCATGGGTGTGCTCCGCTTGGCCCGTGCATACACTGGCCGACAGAAGATCATTAAGTTTGAGGGCTGTTACCATGGCCATGCCGATCCATTCCTTGTCAAGGCTGGTAGTGGAGTGGCCACGTTAGGACTTCCAGACTCGCCTGGTGTTCCGAAGGCAGCCACTTTTGATACTCTAACCGCCCCGTACAATGACTTGCCGGCTGTGGAAGCGCTCTTTGAGAGTCACAAAGGAGAAATTGCAGGAGTCATCCTCGAACCGGTTGTTGGCAACTCTGGCTTCATTACTCCCAAATCTGATTTCCTTAATGGTATACGCAAGCTCACCAAAGAACATGACGCTCTCCTCATATTTGACGAAGTGATGACTGGATTCCGTTTATCTTACGGTGGAGCACAGGAGCATTTTGGCATTACTCCCGATTTAACAACGCTCGGGAAAATCATTGGTGGTGGACTGCCGGTTGGTGCATACGGTGGAAGGAGGGAGATTATGGAAATGGTGGCACCAGCAGGACCGATGTACCAAGCCGGGACCCTGAGTGGAAATCCATTAGCAATGACTGCTGGGATTCATACCCTTAAGAGGTTGAGGGAGCCAGGAAGTTACGAATACCTGGATAAGATCACAGGAGAACTCGTTCAAGGTATCATAGATGCCGGGAAGAGAGCCGGGCATGGAATGTGCGGTGGATATATAAGCGGCATGTTCGGGTTTTTCTTCACTGAAGGGCCTGTCTACAACTTCGAGGACGCGAAAAAGAGCGACACCGCAAAGTTTGCAAAGTTTCATAGGGGACTGCTGGAGGAAGGTGTGTACCTTGCTCCGTCCCAGTTCGAGGCCGGGTTTACAAGCTTGGCACATACGCCGGAAGACATCCAGAACACGATCGCGGCTGCAGATAgagtttttaggcagatttag
- the LOC103427514 gene encoding membrane-anchored ubiquitin-fold protein 3-like yields the protein MPEEDLVDIKFRLYDGTDIGPFSYSSASTVDMLKQRVVSDWPRGKTMTPKTANEVKLMSFGKILENNKTVGQCKLPLADIGGGIIIMLVVVQQAIEKAKTEKKIDDRPRKVVCSCSIL from the exons ATGCCGGAGGAGGATTTGGTGGACATAAAGTTCCGGCTGTACGACGGCACCGATATCGGGCCGTTCAGCTACTCATCAGCCTCCACCGTCGATATGCTCAAGCAGAGGGTCGTCTCCGATTGGCCCAGAG GCAAGACTATGACGCCAAAGACGGCGAATGAAGTGAAACTGATGAGTTTTGGCAAGATTTTGGAGAACAACAAGACAGTGGGTCAGTGTAAATTACCTTTGGCTGATATTGGTGGGGGAATTATCATAATGCTTGTTGTTGTACAGCAAGCTATCGAAAAAGCTAAAACAG AAAAGAAGATTGATGATCGGCCCCGGAAAGTTGTCTGTTCATGTTCCATATTGTGA